From the genome of Metarhizium brunneum chromosome 4, complete sequence, one region includes:
- the PAP6_0 gene encoding Purple acid phosphatase 6 codes for MVSLFACAQGVVILAVGIAARANLPPIPSDLTTPVQQRIAVNEPNSITVSWNTYKQLDKACVKYSASNCSLTEQVCSTTSAATYPSSRTWFNTVTISGLSPATKYCYQIVSTNSTTASFLSPRLAGDKTPFSINAIIDLGVYGEDGYTIQMDQTKRDEIPNIPPSLNHTTIKRLADTIDEYELVIHPGDLGYADDWILRGHNAFDSKNAFQAILEQFYDQLAPISSRKPYMASPGNHEAACEEIPHTTGLCPSGQKNFTDFMTRFGGSMPTSFASTSHDPAAKVNANKAKHLAKPPFWFSFEYGMAHVVMIDTETDFAGAPDGPDGSAGLNAGPFGRPDQQLQFLEADLASVDRAVTPWVVVAGHRPWYTTGGEACEPCRDAFEGIFYRYGVDLGVFGHVHNSQRFWPVVNGTADPAGLDNPKAPVYIVAGGAGNIEGLSAVGMRPAYTAFAYADDFSYATISFLDAQNMKIDFYRSATGELLDTSTLYKVHDRQFVEQ; via the exons ATGGTCTCTTTGTTTGCTTGCGCCCAGGGCGTTGTGATTCTCGCCGTCGGCATTGCCGCCAGGGCGAATCTGCCTCCGATTCCATCTGATTTGACAACCCCAGTTCAACAGCGAATTGCGGTCAACGAGCCCAACA GCATCACCGTGAGTTGGAATACATACAAGCAGCTGGACAAGGCATGTGTCAAGTACAGCGCATCTAACTGCTCCTTAACAGAGCAAGTCTGTTCTACCACGTCTGCTGCCACATATCCATCCTCCCGCACTTGGTTCAACACAGTCACCATCTCGGGTTTAAGCCCAGCCACCAAATACTGCTACCAAATCGTCTCGACCAACTCGACCACGGCATCCTTCCTCAGTCCGCGCCTGGCCGGCGACAAGACGCCCTTCTcaatcaatgccatcatcgaccTCGGTGTCTACGGCGAGGACGGCTACACCATCCAGATGGACCAGACAAAGAGAGACGAGATCCCCAACATCCCGCCCTCGCTCAACCACACCACCATCAAGCGCCTCGCCGACACCATCGACGAGTACGAACTTGTCATCCACCCCGGCGACCTTGGCTACGCCGACGACTGGATCCTCCGCGGCCACAACGCCTTTGACAGCAAGAACGCCTTCCAGGCCATCCTGGAGCAGTTCTACGACCAGCTCGCCCCCATCTCCTCGCGCAAGCCCTACATGGCCAGCCCGGGCAACCACGAGGCCGCCTGCGAGGAGATCCCTCACACCACGGGCCTCTGCCCCAGCGGCCAGAAGAACTTCACCGACTTCATGACCAGGTTCGGCGGCAGCATGCCCACCTCGTTCGCGTCCACGTCGCACGACCCCGCGGCCAAGGTGAatgccaacaaggccaaacaCCTGGCCAAGCCCCCATTCTGGTTCTCCTTCGAGTACGGCATGGCGCACGTCGTCATGATCGACACCGAGAccgactttgccggcgcGCCCGACGGGCCCGACGGCTCCGCCGGCCTCAACGCCGGACCCTTCGGCCGCCCCGACCAGCAGCTGCAgttcctcgaggccgaccTCGCCTCGGTCGACCGCGCCGTCACGCCGTGGGTCGTCGTGGCCGGCCACAGGCCCTGGTACACGACGGGGGGGGAGGCGTGCGAGCCCTGCCGGGACGCTTTCGAGGGGATTTTTTACAGGTACGGCGTGGACCTTGGCGTCTTTGGGCATGTGCACAACTCGCAGCGCTTCTGGCCCGTGGTCAACGGGACGGCTGATCCTGCGGGCTTGGATAATCCCAAGGCGCCGGTGTATATTGTCGCGGGGGGTGCGGGGAATATCGAGGGACTGAGTGCCGTCGGGATGAGGCCGGCGTATACTGCTTTTGCGTACGCTGACGACTTTAGCTATGCTACGATAAGCTTTTTGGATGCGCAGAACATGAAGATTGACTTTTATAGATCGGCGACGGGGGAGTTGCTGGATACGTCTACCCTGTATAAGGTGCATGACCGGCAGTTTGTAGAGCAGTGA
- the SUB1 gene encoding Subtilisin-like protease 1: MKLRRALSGLLFSTCLAARLPTIPSPDNNQVASTDVDVKGSRDILTSQQNAPGNLIRLSHYQTENVRTYEYDRSAGQGITVYVLDGGIRLTHEEFGGRATFGAGFAFHQGEGDSDGHGTHVAAIIGGAKYGVAKQVQIVSVKLQPKKPQLEKALDFVLKDVEDKNITGKAIISMSMSFHASDDIDKMFKRIVDSGIVCVVSAGNGNSDASIASPGRDPSVITVAAMNHRSDSRWEESNYGPAVDLYAPGADITSASRDSDSASVTLAGTSQAAPHVAGLAAYIMSLEGITQPSQVAARLKDIAEQSGARVQWNAPDTTGLIASNGLDKGGPNSLFPPKRIPWTLEPKKSGKCGDPEYSEWKCGSQKYCNAFDAAPQEPKTGFFKNAKECFDAHEPAPKLPWIKAPSPKTGPDSCGSGFGGNPAWAIYDDASCGTQVYCEAFDKIKPRPDFLFGFKDTKACLEAHDPPPSG, translated from the exons ATGAAGCTGCGTCGAGCCCTGAGTGGGCTTCTTTTCTCGACTTGCCTGGCGGCAAGACTTCCTACCATACCGAGCCCTGACAATAACCAAGTCGCTTCTACTGACGTCGACGTCAAAGGCTCTAGAGATATTTTAACCTCACAACAGAATGCCCCTGGCAACTTGATCCGGCTCTCACACTACCAGACAGAAAATGTCCGGACCTACGAATATGATCGTTCAGCGGGCCAAGGCATTACTGTTTACGTTCTTGACGGGGGCATTCGACTGACGCACGAAGAGTTCGGAGGGCGTGCTACCTTTGGCGCAGGGTTCGCTTTTCATCAAGGG GAAGGGGACAGCGATGGCCACGGAACCCATGTTGCCGCTATTATCGGAGGTGCCAAGTACGGAGTTGCCAAGCAGGTACAGATTGTTTCTGTTAAACTGCAGCCCAAGAAGCCCCAGCTGGAAAAAGCTTTAGACTTTGTCCTTAAGGACGTTGAGGATAAAAATATTACTGGCAAAGCTATTATTAGCATGTCTATGTCTTTTCACGCCTCGGATGATATCGACAAAATGTTCAAGCGTATTGTAGATTCGGGAATTGTGTGCGTCGTTAGTGCTGGTAATGGCAAT AGTGATGCGAGCATAGCGTCTCCTGGCAGGGACCCTAGCGTTATTACGGTCGCGGCAATGAACCATAGGTCCGATTCTCGTTGGGAGGAGTCAAACTACGGTCCTGCAGTCGACTTGTACGCTCCTGGCGCCGACATCACCAGTGCAAGTCGAGATTCAGATTCCGCCTCGGTGACACTCGCCGGCACCAGTCAAG CTGCTCCGCATGTCGCCGGCTTAGCTGCGTACATAATGTCACTCGAGGGTATCACCCAACCCAGCCAAGTTGCCGCCCGACTCAAAGACATCGCCGAGCAGTCCGGGGCTCGGGTCCAGTGGAACGCACCGGATACAACGGGCCTTATTGCGAGCAATGGGCTGGACAAGGGCGGACCGAACTCTCTCTTCCCCCCCAAGAGAATTCCATGGACTCTTGAACCGAAAAAGTCGGGCAAGTGTGGTGATCCAGAGTATAGTGAGTGGAAGTGTGGCAGTCAGAAATACTGTAATGCTTTCGACGCAGCACCCCAAGAACCGAAAACAGGCTTCTTCAAGAACGCCAAAGAGTGTTTCGACGCCCACGAGCCGGCGCCTAAGCTCCCGTGGATCAAGGCCCCGAGCCCGAAGACCGGACCTGACTCTTGTGGATCCGGTTTCGGGGGTAATCCAGCGTGGGCAATTTACGATGATGCCAGCTGTGGTACCCAAGTATACTGTGAAGCGTTTGACAAGATAAAGCCGAGACCCGACTTCCTGTTCGGGTTCAAGGATACCAAGGCCTGTTTGGAGGCTCACGATCCTCCGCCTTCCGGGTAA
- the bsc1 gene encoding Fusicoccadiene C-8 hydroxylase — MQTETLILLAAATFLFVLYTTVFQPALFSPLARIPTAHWSCSLSNYWILRARKQAKENESLFKAHLRHGPIVRVAPNTLSVDGVDAMRAIYQGGYEKSDWYRVFDNYGVPHMFSTLGSREHSRRKRMISNVYSKSYIHASAPARAQSRAILLGRLVPLLRREAATPGANGTEVQSIFMATTMDLISSYIFGLGNSTNFIEDTSYRDHWLQLYLSRHHHHFWPQELPSLTRLCRKLGVRLYPSFVDDANQEIRAWNKTMCDRAEQSMNSDVKGRCLPADEAVVFQAMHAGIDKEENTEGQASLLYTTSIQQRSLAVASEILDHLLAGHETAGIVLTYIAWRLSRAPDVQEQLRTELLSLETRANDSGALADPKQLDALPVLHAIVMETLRLHAPIPGPQPRSTPYPGCRIGGYDIPGGVRIASLAHTLHLDERVYPDARRWDHARWLGREGDGENGRQMNRQFWAFGSGGRMCIGSNFALTGIKNIVAAIYTNFTTAVVDDAGMEQTDGYSSRPAGDKLYLRFTAV; from the exons ATGCAGACCGAGACGCTCATattgttggctgctgccacgTTCCTCTTCGTACTTTACACGACCGTGTTTCAGCCGGCCCTCTTCAGCCCGCTGGCAAGAATCCCTACCGCCCACTGGTCCTGCTCCTTGTCCAACTACTGGATACTTCGTGCCAGGAAGCAAGCGAAAGAAAATGAAAGTCTCTTCAAAGCTCACTTGCGGCATGGGCCCATCGTTCGAGTGGCGCCCAACACGTTGAGCGTAGACGGGGTCGATGCCATGCGGGCGATATATCAAGGAGGCTACGAAAAGTCCGACTGGTACAGAGTCTTTGATAACTACGG CGTCCCGCACATGTTCTCAACGTTGGGGTCCAGGGAACACTCGCGCAGAAAACGGATGATTTCCAATGTCTACTCCAAGTCTTATATCCACGCGTCAGCGCCGGCTCGAGCCCAGAGCAGAGCGATTCTTCTGGGCAGGCTCGTCCCGCTGCTGAGACGAGAGGCCGCAACACccggcgccaacggcacAGAAGTACAGTCCATCTTCATGGCGACGACAATGGATCTCATCTCGTCGTATATTTTTGGATTGGGAAATAGTACCAATTTCATCGAGGACACGTCGTACCGAGACCACTGGCTGCAACTATATCTCTCccggcaccatcatcactTCTGGCCCCAAGAACTTCCCAGCCTGACGAGGCTATGTAGAAAGCTAGGTGTGCGACTGTACCCATCGTTTGTCGATGACGCCAATCAAGAAATACGGGCGTGGAACAAAACCATGTGTGACAGGGCCGAGCAATCGATGAACAGTGACGTCAAGGGACGATGCCTACCTGCCGATGAAGCAGTCGTCTTCCAGGCGATGCACGCAGGCATcgacaaggaagaaaacaCCGAGGGGCAAGCCTCGTTGCTTTACACCACTTCCATCCAGCAGAGGAGCTTGGCAGTGGCCAGCGAGATCCTGGATCACCTGCTCGCCGGCCATGAGACGGCCGGCATTGTGCTGACCTACATCGCCTGGCGACTGTCTCGGGCGCCCGACGTCCAGGAACAGCTTCGAACAGAGCTCCTCTCCTTGGAAACACGTGCCAATGACAGCGGTGCGCTGGCGGACCCGAAGCAGCTGGATGCCCTGCCTGTCTTGCACGCGATTGTCATGGAGACGCTTCGATTGCACGCGCCCATTCCGGGACCACAACCGCGGTCTACCCCGTATCCGGGGTGTCGGATCGGGGGCTACGATATCCCGGGCGGTGTGCGGATTGCGTCTCTCGCGCACACGCTTCATCTGGACGAGAGGGTGTATCCGGATGCGCGGAGATGGGACCACGCGCGGTGGCTTGGGCGGGAGGGGGACGGCGAGAACGGGAGGCAGATGAATCGGCAATTTTGGGCGTTTGGCAGCGGCGGACGTATGTGTATTGGCTCGAATTTCGCATTGACGG GTATTAAAAATATCGTGGCGGCAATTTACACCAATTTCACGACGGCCGTTGTGGACGATGCCGGTATGGAGCAGACGGATGGGTATTCCTCCCGACCAGCGGGGGATAAGCTGTACCTGAGGTTTACTGCTGTGTGA
- the ankrd52 gene encoding Serine/threonine-protein phosphatase 6 regulatory ankyrin repeat subunit C codes for MEPCKKFQPALASSSDHSDTQRSNTSETEIRVCLDDETISSDLVQSVFYQNVETVTRILDENRHLVNSNVVDFAESYRSWRLGWIKLDTWPCSPERAKLRKETEPLLSFAVYACSYRKGHRYTDSVPDEAIKIVELLVQRGATVCDEERGTLIGDVCYRQDSAAIIRLLSCAGADPLGQCLTAQEKLVTAVEIAAKAGGHQSLAWLLDYALSQGEAIDDYIEALHTIARNAYEDCLLEFLKRGAEKLINRRVQPTFTAWGAACSAPSDSERGYTALTEAVFSSSIRGYFLHTDRRQRAWLMDESTARRERVAWKLLEKGAQTNIRDPHSNKTLIYGACKWASKELVSHLIDMSGHDLDEKFHESTDRCRPGPDKWGGDGVGYLHIAAFYINAEVVKHLLSRGLKQQTDQYKRTPLHWLALSDQEYKWASPSEIFYGGIPENPDVQENPAPAFAVKAATYLLDNGLEDINAQDSFGRTPLHYACSNLMSELHSFLISRDADVNLRDHKGCTPLHLLVNGTSGNHPRDCAFPVESTSLCFKAYRKNIDIDAKDNLGRTPLLRACEVHAVNVTKLLLEIGADPNIGDNDACTPLHYAVSFPEWTLSDHWLGNSCRVIPRAEELKMALLAAGADATRQNNQGQNVAQVEIQEKLNYQQKALELKRMMEQPVKPYMGRGRRTRGTEPPDTTTLRQK; via the coding sequence ATGGAACCTTGCAAGAAATTTCAGCCTGCATTagcctcttcttctgatCACTCCGACACACAGCGATCAAACACCTCGGAAACGGAGATTCGAGTATGCCTAGACGACGAAACTATTTCCAGTGACCTAGTCCAATCCGTATTTTATCAGAATGTCGAAACAGTCACTCGTATATTGGACGAAAACCGCCACTTGGTCAACAGCAACGTGGTGGACTTTGCAGAAAGTTATCGCAGCTGGAGACTCGGCTGGATAAAGCTTGACACATGGCCATGCTCTCCAGAACGTGCGAAGCTACGAAAGGAAACGGAACCACTTCTTTCATTTGCAGTATACGCATGTAGTTACAGAAAGGGCCATCGTTATACTGACAGCGTACCCGATGAAGCCATCAAAATAGTTGAACTACTTGTCCAACGTGGTGCAACCGTTTGTGATGAGGAAAGAGGCACATTGATTGGCGATGTTTGCTACCGTCAAGACAGTGCCGCTATAATACGACTTTTGTCTTGCGCCGGAGCTGATCCACTCGGCCAATGCCTCACAGCTCAAGAGAAGTTGGTCACAGCTGTTGAGATTGCCGCAAAGGCTGGTGGCCACCAGTCGCTTGCATGGCTTCTGGACTATGCTCTCTCCCAAGGCGAAGCGATTGATGATTACATTGAAGCACTACACACTATAGCACGCAATGCTTATGAAGACTGTCTTCTGGAATTTCTCAAGAGAGGAGCAGAAAAGCTGATTAATCGCAGAGTTCAACCTACATTCACTGCTTGGGGTGCAGCTTGCTCCGCTCCATCGGATTCAGAACGCGGATATACTGCTCTCACAGAAGCAGTCTTTTCCAGCAGCATACGTGGCTATTTCTTGCACACTGATAGACGCCAACGGGCATGGTTAATGGACGAGAGCACCGCGAGAAGGGAACGCGTTGCTTGGAAATTGCTTGAGAAAGGAGCACAAACCAACATAAGGGATCCTCACTCCAATAAAACTCTGATATATGGAGCATGTAAATGGGCCAGCAAAGAGCTGGTCTCCCATTTGATTGACATGTCCGGCCATGATCTGGACGAGAAGTTCCACGAGAGCACAGACCGTTGTCGCCCCGGGCCGGATAAATGGGGAGGAGACGGTGTTGGATATCTTCACATCGCGGCATTTTATATAAATGCCGAGGTGGTGAAACATCTATTATCCAGGGGGTTGAAGCAGCAAACCGACCAATACAAACGAACACCGCTACACTGGCTGGCGTTGTCAGACCAAGAGTACAAATGGGCTTCGCCATCTGAAATATTTTACGGAGGGATTCCGGAGAATCCTGACGTACAGGAAAATCCTGCGCCGGCTTTCGCCGTCAAGGCAGCCACCTATCTGCTTGACAACGGACTGGAAGACATCAATGCCCAAGATTCTTTTGGTCGGACACCGTTGCACTATGCTTGCTCAAATTTGATGTCTGAGCTTCACAGTTTTCTCATATCTCGGGATGCGGATGTCAATCTTAGAGACCACAAAGGATGTACGCCGCTTCATTTGCTCGTCAACGGAACCAGCGGTAACCACCCAAGAGATTGCGCGTTTCCAGTTGAGAGCACGTCCCTGTGTTTCAAGGCATACAGGAAAaacattgacattgacgcAAAAGACAATCTTGGGCGCACGCCCCTTCTTAGAGCGTGCGAGGTCCACGCTGTAAACGTCacgaagctgctgctcgaaaTTGGAGCAGATCCGAATATTGGCGACAATGACGCTTGCACGCCGCTCCATTACGCAGTTTCGTTTCCAGAATGGACGCTGTCAGATCATTGGCTGGGGAATTCCTGTCGAGTGATCCCAAGGGCTGAAGAGCTGAAAATGGCTCTTCTTGCTGCCGGAGCAGATGCCACACGGCAAAATAACCAAGGGCAAAACGTGGCTCAAGTTGAGATACAGGAAAAATTAAACTACCAGCAAAAGGCGCTGGAattgaagaggatgatggaACAACCTGTTAAGCCATATATGGGCCGGGGCCGAAGGACTCGCGGGACAGAGCCGCCAGATACAACTACATTGCGACAAAAATGA
- the AIM9_1 gene encoding Altered inheritance of mitochondria protein 9: MSGDPPKSSECYWSRILHSGSGPDSPANTSKAWFDHGNPSKSYEPPGSVSNTTNSPRRTSSFVFRWTGQHNDEPSNNTYSHTEWDALLDMTKQLSGDQTSAYEGNFHAGGRHIVRRIKLTERGELWLARIPTICGPWTSEKQFTMESEIATMKFISQSTDIPVPRVFAYNTGLEKNPVGLPYLLMECIEGNMLYDLGGPNVLTEEQRIKLRKSIASIQCKLANATLDKLGSLVLNSNGDIDIGPLPAQFGFKGPFDSMADYFLAWTTHNASFKNIHQLKDPKLIRATESFPQRLKLTTETLMPARSSRTYPIVHPDFLMHNLLLDDSFEVVGVIDWEFAHTAPIEVFAARMNMYASFNPQHANLDLNEEGKQYVGDVACMEMGTSASPRLSETFGSILGDIGLCMQFYEEGRALSFDTVLDRTEKVYLTQL, encoded by the exons ATGTCCGGGGATCCTCCCAAATCTTCGGAATGCTATTGGTCGCGAATTCTGCACTCGGGTTCGGGCCCAGACTCACCAGCCAACACTTCGAAGGCGTGGTTTGATCACGGGAACCCGTCTAAATCCTACGAGCCACCTGGATCCGTTTCGAATACCACCAATTCGCCACGGCGGACGTCGTCCTTTGTCTTCCGATGGACAGGGCAGCATAACGATGAACCATCCAATAATACATACAGCCACACGGAATGGGACGCTTTGCTTGACATGACGAAACAACTTAGTGGAGATCAGACAAGTGCCTATGAAGGAAACTTTCACGCTGGTGGTCGTCACATTGTTCGCCGAATCAAGCTCACAGAGCGGGGCGAGCTGTGGCTGGCACGCATCCCAACCATATGTGGTCCATGGACGAGCGAGAAACAGTTTACAATGGAAAGCGAGATCGCAACCATGAAGTTTATTTCGCAGTCCACCGATATCCCCGTCCCGAGAGTGTTTGCCTACAACACAGGCCTAGAGAAAAACCCCGTCGGATTGCCTTACCTATTGATGGAATGCATCGAAGGCAATATGCTCTATGACCTTGGTGGCCCAAACGTTCTTACTGAAGAACAACGAATCAAGTTACGCAAGTCGATAGCGTCTATACAG TGCAAACTAGCAAATGCCACCTTAGACAAGCTTGGTTCTCTTGTATTGAACTCCAATGGTGATATTGATATTGGCCCGCTCCCAGCTCAATTTGGCTTCAAAGGACCTTTTGACTCAATGGCGGACTATTTCTTAGCTTGGACGACGCACAACGCAAGCTTCAAAAACATACATCAACTCAAGGACCCAAAATTAATTCGGGCCACCGAATCCTTTCCGCAGCGACTGAAATTAACGACCGAAACCCTTATGCCCGCCAGAAGTTCCCGTACCTATCCTATTGTGCACCCCGATTTTCTCATGCATAACCTCCTGTTAGATGATAGCTTCGAGGTTGTGGGAGTGATCGATTGGGAATTTGCACATACAGCCCCCATTGAGGTTTTTGCGGCGCGGATGAACATGTACGCCTCGTTCAATCCTCAACATGCGAACCTAGACTTGAATGAAGAAGGGAAACAATATGTAGGAGATGTTGCTTGCATGGAAATGGGCACGAGTGCGTCACCAAGACTTTCGGAAACTTTCGGAAGCATACTTGGAGACATTGGCTTGTGTATGCAATTTTATGAAGAGGGAAGGGCACTGTCATTTGATACCGTGCTAGATCGGACTGAAAAAGTCTACCTAACGCAGTTGTAA